A portion of the Microlunatus phosphovorus NM-1 genome contains these proteins:
- the proC gene encoding pyrroline-5-carboxylate reductase gives MSGDQAPSLAILGAGVMGETVLSGLIRAGWNADRIVATDRRPERQRDLTERYHITMLDNTEAAAQADTVIVVVKPQDMAELLDEIAPVLRPGTLVVSLAAGVDTAFMEARLGEGIPVIRVMPNTPALVDEGMFAISGGTHSGQEHLDHVTEILASTGRVVTVPERYQDAVTAISGTGPAYLFFVVEAMIEAGVHMGLPRDVATELVVQTMLGSAKMIRETGEHPTVLRERVTSPGGTTAAAVKVLEDHKVRAAFLGAIEAARDRSRDLATAARAAAAEAAAAESSPGEGAGR, from the coding sequence ATGAGTGGAGATCAGGCCCCCAGCCTGGCCATTCTCGGTGCCGGGGTGATGGGTGAGACAGTGCTGTCCGGCCTGATTCGTGCAGGTTGGAACGCCGACCGGATCGTGGCGACTGATCGTCGGCCCGAGCGCCAGCGCGATCTGACAGAGCGCTACCACATCACGATGCTGGATAACACCGAGGCCGCCGCTCAGGCCGACACGGTGATCGTGGTGGTGAAGCCACAGGACATGGCCGAGTTGCTGGACGAGATCGCGCCCGTGCTGCGGCCGGGCACATTGGTGGTGTCGCTGGCGGCGGGGGTGGACACCGCATTCATGGAGGCGCGCCTCGGCGAGGGGATCCCGGTGATCCGGGTGATGCCCAACACACCGGCCCTGGTGGATGAGGGGATGTTCGCCATCTCCGGTGGCACCCATAGCGGTCAGGAGCACCTCGACCACGTGACCGAGATCCTCGCGTCCACGGGCCGCGTGGTCACCGTGCCGGAGCGCTATCAGGACGCGGTGACGGCCATTTCCGGCACGGGTCCGGCGTACCTCTTCTTCGTCGTCGAGGCCATGATCGAGGCCGGGGTCCACATGGGTCTGCCGCGCGATGTCGCCACCGAACTCGTGGTGCAGACCATGCTGGGCTCGGCGAAGATGATCCGCGAGACCGGCGAGCATCCGACCGTGCTGCGGGAGCGCGTCACCTCTCCGGGTGGCACGACCGCCGCAGCCGTCAAGGTGCTCGAAGACCACAAGGTACGGGCCGCGTTCCTGGGTGCCATCGAGGCGGCCCGGGATCGCAGCCGTGATCTCGCGACAGCTGCCCGGGCAGCGGCAGCCGAGGCTGCGGCGGCTGAGTCGTCTCCAGGCGAGGGCGCCGGACGATGA
- a CDS encoding MarR family winged helix-turn-helix transcriptional regulator, with product MAEQVGGEQNPQMGQLADPPWLTSDQQCHWRSVMALLMTLPSALDAQLKQESGINTFEYHVLVRLGDRPDGSMAMGELAQLTQGSPSRLSHAVTRLERAGWIERQGGASRCVNARLTPAGREKLVESAPGHVREVRRLVIDQLTAEQLASLGTAARIVAETAEPHLASTLGRRSDAPVSSGGLVSSGGSGCVEEPGCTELPGGPEIAPHAEVPAQAEV from the coding sequence ATGGCGGAGCAGGTGGGCGGGGAACAGAACCCGCAGATGGGTCAGCTGGCTGACCCTCCATGGCTCACGTCCGACCAGCAATGCCACTGGCGCTCGGTGATGGCGCTGCTGATGACCCTGCCCAGTGCCTTGGATGCCCAGCTCAAGCAGGAGTCGGGGATCAACACCTTCGAGTACCACGTGCTGGTCAGGCTGGGGGACCGGCCCGACGGCTCGATGGCGATGGGCGAGTTGGCGCAGCTCACCCAGGGTTCGCCGTCCCGCTTGTCGCATGCGGTCACGCGACTCGAGCGGGCGGGCTGGATCGAACGGCAGGGTGGCGCGTCGCGTTGCGTCAATGCACGGCTCACCCCGGCCGGTCGGGAGAAGCTCGTCGAGTCAGCCCCCGGTCATGTACGCGAGGTTCGTCGGCTGGTCATCGATCAGCTCACCGCAGAGCAGTTGGCCAGCTTGGGCACCGCCGCCCGAATCGTCGCCGAGACTGCCGAGCCGCACCTCGCCTCGACGCTGGGCCGACGCTCCGACGCTCCGGTCAGTTCGGGTGGCCTGGTCAGTTCGGGTGGGTCCGGCTGCGTCGAGGAGCCGGGTTGTACTGAGCTGCCAGGCGGCCCCGAGATCGCGCCCCATGCCGAAGTCCCCGCCCAGGCCGAGGTCTGA
- a CDS encoding acetoin utilization protein AcuC — MTARLVYSEELSKYDFGYDHPMAPGRVRHTIELARQLGVLDRLEVVQPPAIDDDLLASVHDADYIAAVQANVENLAYGLGTTDNPLFPRMHEITASVVMATVEAARSVWQGEVKRACNISGGLHHAMPRATSGFCIYNDVAVAISWLLANGAERVAYVDVDVHHGDGVQQIFYHDPRVLTISVHETPAVLFPGTGFPYEIGGPNARGSAVNVALPTATGDAGWLRAFHAIVPPALRAFEPQILITQHGCDSHRHDPLADLELTVDGQRASYQALACLAEELCDGRWVSTGGGGYAVADVVPRAWTHLLGIVSGEPLDPQIATPVAWREQLGPYAPIAMTDGGDATYQDFSSGYSPSSRIDQAILATRNAVFPDLGLDPSY; from the coding sequence ATGACCGCCCGGTTGGTCTACTCCGAGGAACTGTCCAAGTACGACTTCGGGTATGACCATCCGATGGCTCCAGGCCGGGTCCGGCACACGATCGAGCTTGCTCGGCAGCTCGGGGTGCTCGACCGGCTCGAGGTGGTGCAGCCGCCGGCGATCGACGATGACCTGCTGGCCAGCGTGCACGATGCCGACTACATCGCAGCCGTGCAGGCCAACGTCGAGAATCTCGCGTACGGGCTGGGCACCACCGACAACCCGCTCTTCCCCCGGATGCATGAGATCACCGCCTCCGTCGTGATGGCGACCGTCGAAGCGGCCCGCTCGGTGTGGCAGGGCGAGGTGAAGCGCGCCTGCAACATCAGTGGCGGCCTGCACCATGCGATGCCGCGGGCGACCAGTGGATTCTGCATCTACAACGACGTCGCGGTGGCGATCAGCTGGCTACTGGCGAACGGTGCGGAGCGGGTCGCGTACGTCGATGTCGACGTCCACCATGGCGACGGCGTGCAGCAGATCTTCTATCACGACCCACGGGTGCTGACGATCAGCGTGCACGAGACGCCGGCAGTGCTGTTCCCGGGGACCGGGTTCCCGTACGAGATCGGCGGGCCGAACGCGCGCGGATCTGCGGTGAACGTCGCGCTCCCGACGGCGACAGGTGATGCCGGTTGGCTGCGGGCGTTTCATGCGATCGTGCCGCCGGCGCTGCGTGCCTTCGAGCCGCAGATCTTGATCACCCAGCACGGCTGCGACTCCCATCGGCACGATCCGCTGGCGGATCTGGAGCTCACCGTGGATGGGCAGCGGGCCTCCTATCAGGCGTTGGCCTGCTTGGCCGAGGAACTCTGCGATGGCCGCTGGGTGTCCACCGGTGGCGGCGGCTACGCGGTGGCGGATGTGGTGCCGCGGGCCTGGACCCATCTGCTGGGCATCGTGAGCGGCGAGCCGCTGGACCCACAGATCGCCACGCCGGTGGCTTGGCGGGAGCAGCTCGGCCCGTACGCGCCGATCGCGATGACTGACGGTGGTGATGCGACCTACCAGGACTTCAGCTCCGGCTACAGCCCTTCGAGTCGGATCGATCAGGCCATCCTCGCAACGCGGAACGCTGTCTTCCCCGACCTCGGACTGGATCCGAGCTACTAG
- a CDS encoding glycoside hydrolase family 2 TIM barrel-domain containing protein — MSSYVEDLSPGSGRRTPARAWVHSDAPTLSLDGDWRFRLLPTHRGLDSSVADPALNDADWDTIAVPSHWALANDGAGGTYGQPIYTNVVYPFPVDPPSIPDENPTGEYRRRFARPEWAVGPAVGTVLLRFDGVESVYRVWLNGVEVGVGKGSRLVQEFDIGDLLIDGENVLVVRVHQWSSMSYLEDQDQWWLPGIFRSVTLLGRPAGCLDDVWLQTAYADGVGSCRLQLTAADDAFPVTVRIPELSVEHTYGSAADLDAPLTIGSVAPWSAESPRLYDVEISSTSETVTLRTGFRTVRIEGDRLLVNGRQVIFHGVNRHETHPERGRVFDREHARADMIMMKRHNVNAIRTSHYPPHPEVLELADELGFWLIDECDLETHGFAFSNWTDNPSDDPVWRDAYLDRIERTVERDKNHPCIVIWSLGNESGTGTNLAAMAQWVRARDPERPVHYEGDYTCAYTDIYSRMYPNLVELEAIGGEHGPLLSCGPAESRRVRSKPFLMCEYVHAMGNGPGAIAEYEAITEAYPRLHGGFVWEWRDHGLLTRTADGTPYYGYGGDFGEVIHDGNFVMDGLVLPNDQPTPGLAEFAAVSQPLIMTLAGSTLSIRNRYHSLDTGWLRFVARRELDGRMVEDSVLVVSAVPAGETVEIELPAELLASAGDGETWLTLTAELADATAWAPAGHVVARAQFDRSGPSAPLAGGAGWPGPAASAPVRVKDSARPRTKSFTAESSSAVFDLASGRLTSLFGLPIDGPRLELWRGPTDNDRSSSGGSYELGDPDQTGGHGTSGPSSEQRWRDRGLDRLTHRVLSIDTSATSGALRLLVCRVRSAAAASALFVDTTYTWVVDDGAEGSVDEVRLRVEINPSPAWDCTWPRAGVRFDLPAEVDRAAWFGTGPLESYPDTDYAAQVGRFAAGIDELNVTYSRPQETGHRAAFRELELAAAAGPVVRLRSLAGRGGYRPGFTLTRHTPQELDRAAHPYELPEPSRSYLFVDAAVHGIGSRACGIDVLPQHALWPAAFRFDLVFSDPR, encoded by the coding sequence GTGAGCAGCTACGTCGAGGACCTTTCCCCCGGCTCCGGCCGTCGCACGCCCGCCCGCGCCTGGGTGCACAGCGACGCGCCGACCCTGAGCCTGGACGGCGACTGGCGCTTCCGGCTGCTGCCGACGCACCGCGGGTTGGATTCCTCGGTCGCCGATCCGGCGCTCAACGATGCCGATTGGGACACCATCGCTGTCCCGTCCCACTGGGCGCTCGCCAACGACGGGGCCGGCGGGACCTACGGGCAGCCGATCTACACCAACGTCGTCTATCCGTTCCCCGTCGATCCGCCGTCCATCCCCGACGAGAACCCGACCGGTGAGTATCGGCGTCGCTTCGCCCGCCCGGAGTGGGCGGTTGGCCCAGCGGTCGGAACCGTGCTGCTGCGCTTCGACGGCGTGGAGTCCGTTTACCGGGTCTGGTTGAACGGTGTCGAGGTAGGGGTCGGCAAGGGCAGTCGCCTGGTGCAGGAGTTCGACATCGGCGACCTCCTGATCGATGGCGAGAACGTGCTCGTCGTCCGAGTCCACCAATGGTCCTCGATGAGCTATCTGGAGGACCAGGATCAGTGGTGGCTGCCCGGCATCTTCCGCTCGGTCACGCTGCTGGGCCGTCCGGCCGGCTGTCTGGACGACGTCTGGCTGCAGACCGCGTACGCGGACGGGGTCGGCTCCTGCCGCCTGCAGCTGACGGCTGCAGACGACGCTTTCCCCGTCACCGTGCGGATCCCGGAGCTGTCCGTCGAGCACACCTACGGCTCCGCGGCCGACCTCGACGCCCCGCTCACCATCGGGAGCGTGGCGCCGTGGAGCGCCGAGTCGCCCCGGCTGTACGACGTCGAGATCTCCTCGACCAGCGAGACCGTGACCCTGCGGACCGGCTTCCGGACCGTACGGATCGAGGGCGATCGTCTCCTGGTCAACGGCCGCCAGGTGATCTTCCACGGCGTGAACCGACATGAGACCCATCCCGAGCGAGGCCGGGTCTTCGATCGCGAGCATGCGCGCGCCGACATGATCATGATGAAGCGGCACAACGTCAACGCCATCCGCACCAGCCACTACCCGCCGCATCCCGAGGTGCTCGAACTGGCCGACGAGCTCGGCTTCTGGCTGATCGACGAATGCGACCTGGAAACCCATGGGTTCGCCTTCTCCAACTGGACAGACAATCCCAGCGACGATCCGGTGTGGCGGGATGCGTACCTCGATCGGATCGAGCGCACCGTCGAACGCGACAAGAACCATCCCTGCATCGTGATCTGGTCGCTCGGCAACGAGTCCGGCACCGGCACCAACCTGGCCGCGATGGCCCAGTGGGTGCGCGCTCGGGACCCGGAGCGGCCGGTGCACTACGAGGGCGACTACACCTGCGCCTACACCGACATCTACTCGCGGATGTATCCCAACCTGGTCGAGTTGGAGGCGATCGGCGGGGAGCACGGACCACTGCTGTCGTGTGGTCCGGCAGAGTCCCGTCGAGTACGCAGCAAGCCGTTCCTGATGTGCGAGTACGTGCACGCGATGGGCAACGGGCCCGGAGCAATAGCCGAGTACGAAGCCATCACCGAGGCCTACCCCCGGCTGCACGGCGGGTTCGTCTGGGAGTGGCGCGATCATGGTCTGCTGACCCGGACGGCCGACGGTACGCCCTACTACGGCTACGGCGGCGACTTCGGTGAGGTCATCCACGACGGCAACTTCGTGATGGACGGTCTGGTACTCCCCAACGATCAGCCGACCCCCGGCCTGGCGGAGTTCGCGGCGGTCTCCCAGCCGTTGATCATGACCCTGGCGGGCTCCACGCTGTCGATCCGGAACCGCTATCACAGCCTCGATACCGGCTGGCTGCGCTTCGTCGCACGACGTGAGCTGGACGGTCGGATGGTCGAGGACAGCGTGCTGGTCGTGTCGGCGGTGCCGGCCGGCGAAACCGTGGAGATCGAGTTGCCGGCCGAACTCCTCGCGTCTGCCGGGGATGGGGAGACCTGGCTGACCCTGACCGCCGAGCTTGCCGACGCCACCGCCTGGGCACCCGCCGGCCACGTGGTGGCCAGAGCGCAATTCGATCGCAGTGGCCCCAGCGCTCCACTCGCCGGCGGCGCCGGGTGGCCTGGTCCTGCGGCGAGTGCGCCTGTTCGCGTGAAGGATTCGGCGCGTCCTCGCACCAAATCCTTCACAGCCGAGTCTTCCTCAGCAGTCTTCGACCTGGCATCCGGGCGGCTGACCAGCCTGTTCGGGCTCCCCATCGACGGCCCGCGCCTCGAGTTATGGCGCGGTCCGACGGACAACGACCGCTCGTCGTCCGGCGGCTCGTACGAGCTGGGCGATCCAGACCAGACTGGTGGCCACGGGACATCGGGGCCCTCATCGGAGCAGCGCTGGCGGGACCGCGGACTGGACCGGCTGACCCATCGGGTGCTGTCGATTGATACCTCGGCAACCAGCGGTGCTCTTCGACTGCTTGTGTGCCGAGTACGCAGCGCGGCCGCGGCCAGCGCGCTGTTCGTCGACACGACCTACACCTGGGTCGTCGACGACGGCGCCGAGGGCAGCGTCGACGAAGTCCGTCTGCGAGTCGAGATCAATCCCTCACCGGCCTGGGACTGCACCTGGCCACGAGCCGGCGTACGGTTCGATCTCCCGGCTGAGGTCGATCGAGCGGCCTGGTTCGGCACGGGGCCGCTCGAGTCCTATCCCGACACCGACTACGCCGCCCAGGTCGGCCGGTTCGCCGCTGGGATCGACGAACTCAATGTCACCTACTCCCGGCCTCAGGAAACCGGTCATCGTGCCGCATTCCGCGAACTGGAGCTTGCCGCTGCTGCGGGACCCGTCGTCCGGCTGCGGTCACTCGCCGGTCGGGGAGGTTATCGTCCTGGTTTCACCTTGACCAGGCATACGCCGCAAGAACTGGACCGGGCCGCACACCCGTACGAACTGCCTGAGCCCAGCCGCAGCTACCTGTTCGTGGACGCGGCCGTGCACGGCATCGGCTCTCGCGCCTGCGGCATCGACGTGCTGCCTCAGCATGCTCTCTGGCCGGCCGCATTCCGCTTCGACCTGGTGTTCAGCGACCCGCGCTAG
- a CDS encoding helix-turn-helix domain-containing protein, translated as MADKGSSDRGKSEEVTSLQGRLTSVRFYTVAEVASVMRVSKMSVYRLIHSGELEAVRFGRSFRVPESAVKAFLNDAYFETG; from the coding sequence ATGGCTGACAAGGGAAGTTCCGACCGCGGCAAGTCCGAGGAAGTCACCTCCCTGCAGGGGCGGCTGACGTCGGTGCGCTTCTACACCGTGGCCGAGGTGGCATCGGTGATGCGGGTGTCGAAGATGTCGGTCTATCGGCTGATCCACTCCGGCGAGCTGGAGGCGGTCCGGTTCGGCCGGAGCTTCCGGGTGCCCGAGTCAGCGGTGAAGGCGTTTCTGAATGACGCCTACTTCGAGACCGGCTAG
- a CDS encoding 30S ribosomal protein bS22: MGSVIKKRRKRMAKKKHRKLLKRTRIQRRRAGK, encoded by the coding sequence GTGGGTTCGGTCATCAAGAAGCGTCGCAAGCGGATGGCGAAGAAGAAGCACCGCAAGCTGCTGAAGCGCACGCGCATTCAGCGCCGCCGCGCCGGCAAGTAA
- a CDS encoding aspartate-semialdehyde dehydrogenase, producing the protein MRVGVFGATGQVGGVMRTLLAERSFPVSEIRFFASARSAGTTLDFQGTPVVVEDTDTADFAGLDIALFSSGKTASLAAAPKVAAAGAIVIDNSSAWRMDPEVPLVVSEVNPADAIRPPKGIIANPNCTTMAAMPVLKPLHDRAGLTRLIVATYQAVSGSGGAGVAELDSQVKAVVDDAAGLAFDGRAASFPEPVKYVKTIAYNVLPMAGSIVADGSEETDEEQKLRNESRKILHLPDLLVAGTCVRVPVFTGHSLAIHAEFANPISPEEATEALAAAPGVALMDVPTPLDAAGQDPSYVGRIRVDQSVPDGRGLVLFVSNDNLRKGAALNAVQIAELVAHSSLSSIA; encoded by the coding sequence ATGCGCGTAGGAGTTTTCGGAGCAACCGGGCAGGTCGGCGGCGTCATGCGTACGCTGCTCGCCGAGCGGTCGTTCCCTGTCAGTGAGATCAGGTTCTTCGCCTCGGCCCGCTCGGCCGGCACGACGCTGGACTTCCAGGGCACCCCGGTCGTGGTGGAGGACACCGATACCGCGGACTTCGCCGGCCTCGACATCGCCCTGTTCTCCAGCGGCAAGACCGCCTCACTGGCCGCCGCGCCGAAGGTGGCTGCGGCCGGCGCGATCGTGATCGACAACTCCTCGGCCTGGCGGATGGATCCTGAGGTGCCGCTGGTCGTCAGCGAGGTCAATCCCGCCGACGCCATCCGGCCGCCGAAGGGCATCATCGCGAATCCCAACTGCACCACCATGGCCGCGATGCCGGTGCTCAAGCCGCTGCACGATCGAGCGGGCCTGACCCGGCTGATCGTGGCGACCTATCAGGCCGTGTCCGGTTCGGGCGGGGCCGGGGTCGCTGAGCTCGACAGCCAGGTGAAGGCGGTCGTCGACGATGCGGCCGGACTGGCGTTCGACGGGCGGGCGGCGAGCTTCCCCGAGCCGGTCAAGTACGTCAAGACCATCGCTTACAACGTGTTGCCGATGGCCGGTTCGATCGTCGCCGACGGCAGCGAGGAGACCGACGAGGAGCAGAAGCTCCGCAACGAGTCCCGCAAGATCCTGCATCTTCCCGACCTGCTGGTGGCCGGCACCTGCGTACGCGTGCCGGTTTTCACCGGCCACTCGCTGGCCATCCATGCGGAGTTCGCCAACCCGATCAGCCCCGAGGAAGCCACCGAGGCGCTCGCCGCGGCGCCCGGCGTTGCGCTGATGGACGTACCCACTCCGCTCGATGCGGCGGGGCAGGATCCCAGCTATGTCGGTCGGATCCGGGTCGACCAGTCGGTGCCGGACGGCCGAGGGCTGGTGCTGTTCGTCAGCAATGACAACCTGCGTAAGGGCGCGGCACTGAACGCGGTCCAGATCGCGGAGCTCGTCGCGCACTCCTCGTTGAGCTCGATCGCATGA
- a CDS encoding CPBP family intramembrane glutamic endopeptidase: MTTISGPDVVRAGSPRLGVEVLIVLAISLGQSGVYSVLRIIERMTRGVQLNQQTSTLNASVTPDRPWLDLTYQLIGIAFAVVPALLALYLLNLTDRPATKRIGFDLSRPGFDAWFGTVIAACIGIPGLGLYLAAKALGVNTQVQASGLTDHWWTIPVLILAAAQNAVLEEVVMIGYLLTRLGQLGWRVPAILITSAVIRGSYHLYQGWGGFAGNLIMGLVFGLIYLRWKRVMPLVVAHTLLDVGAFVGYTLLAPHLSWL; the protein is encoded by the coding sequence GTGACGACGATCAGCGGTCCCGACGTGGTGCGCGCCGGCAGTCCGAGACTCGGTGTCGAGGTTCTGATCGTGCTGGCGATCTCGCTGGGCCAGTCCGGGGTCTATTCGGTGTTGCGGATCATCGAGCGGATGACCCGCGGGGTTCAGCTCAACCAGCAGACCTCGACCCTGAACGCCTCCGTCACCCCGGATCGGCCCTGGCTCGATCTGACCTATCAGCTGATCGGCATCGCCTTCGCCGTCGTGCCGGCACTGCTCGCCCTCTATCTGCTGAACCTCACCGACCGTCCCGCAACCAAGCGGATCGGGTTCGACCTCAGCAGACCCGGCTTCGATGCCTGGTTCGGCACCGTGATCGCCGCCTGCATAGGCATCCCCGGTCTCGGCCTCTACCTGGCAGCCAAGGCCCTCGGCGTCAACACCCAGGTACAGGCATCCGGCCTCACCGACCACTGGTGGACCATCCCGGTGCTGATCCTCGCCGCCGCACAGAACGCGGTGCTCGAAGAGGTCGTGATGATCGGCTATCTGCTCACCAGACTCGGTCAACTGGGCTGGCGGGTGCCGGCGATCCTGATCACCAGCGCGGTGATCCGAGGCTCCTACCACCTCTACCAGGGTTGGGGCGGCTTCGCCGGCAACCTGATCATGGGGCTGGTGTTCGGATTGATCTACCTGCGCTGGAAGCGGGTGATGCCGCTGGTCGTCGCGCACACCCTGCTCGATGTCGGAGCATTCGTCGGCTACACGCTGCTGGCTCCCCACCTCAGCTGGTTGTAG
- a CDS encoding proline dehydrogenase family protein — MTVVREALLKLSRSGAMKSTITRAPLTRDVVNRYVAGETTDDVLRITRTLADANLSITIDRLGEDTTKVEQAAETTRAYLELLRLLDDAGLADIAEVSIKLSAVGQFLGRDGERIATEHARSICEAAGAVGTTVTIDMEDHTTTDSTLSVVRALRADFPWLGTVLQAYLHRSEADCRDLAYQGSRIRLCKGAYAEPESVAYAEPAEIDKAYVRCLRILMAGDGYPMVATHDPRLVEIALTLADRQHRSKDSFELQMLYGIRPAEQARLAALGRRMRVYVPYGTDWYGYLVRRLAEKPANLRFFARSLVSRR, encoded by the coding sequence ATGACCGTCGTACGCGAGGCGTTGCTCAAGCTCTCCCGCAGCGGTGCGATGAAGTCGACGATCACCCGGGCACCGTTGACCCGTGACGTGGTGAACCGCTACGTCGCCGGCGAGACCACCGACGATGTGCTCCGGATCACCCGGACGTTGGCCGACGCGAACCTCTCGATCACCATCGACCGGTTGGGTGAGGACACCACCAAGGTCGAGCAGGCCGCAGAGACGACTCGTGCCTATCTGGAGCTGTTGCGTCTGCTGGACGATGCCGGGCTAGCCGACATCGCCGAGGTGTCGATCAAGCTGTCCGCCGTGGGTCAGTTCCTCGGCCGCGACGGTGAGCGAATCGCGACCGAGCACGCCCGGTCGATCTGCGAGGCGGCCGGCGCGGTCGGCACGACGGTCACCATCGACATGGAGGACCACACGACCACCGACTCGACGCTGTCGGTGGTCCGGGCGCTGCGAGCGGACTTCCCGTGGCTGGGCACGGTGCTGCAGGCCTATCTGCACCGCTCCGAGGCGGACTGTCGTGATCTCGCCTACCAGGGTTCGCGGATCCGGCTGTGCAAGGGCGCGTACGCGGAGCCGGAGTCGGTGGCGTATGCGGAGCCGGCCGAGATCGACAAGGCGTACGTGCGTTGCCTGCGGATCCTGATGGCCGGCGACGGCTATCCGATGGTCGCCACCCACGACCCGCGACTGGTCGAGATCGCGCTGACGCTGGCCGATCGGCAGCATCGCAGCAAGGACTCGTTCGAGTTGCAGATGCTGTACGGAATTCGGCCGGCCGAGCAGGCCAGGCTGGCGGCGCTCGGGCGCCGGATGCGGGTCTATGTGCCGTACGGCACGGACTGGTACGGCTATCTCGTCCGACGACTCGCGGAGAAGCCGGCCAACCTGCGGTTCTTCGCTCGCAGCCTGGTGTCGCGGAGGTAG
- a CDS encoding NAD-dependent epimerase/dehydratase family protein gives MARVILVTGVARDLGARFARALAEDETLDVIGVDVTPPRHDLGQVSFVRADIRNPVIAKVIKARAVETVVHMAIVASPGRAGRSSMKEINVIGTMQLLAACQKADSFRKLVVQSSVSVYGASPRDPAKFTEDMSPRAQPRTGFAKDALEIESYVRGLGRRRPDVAVTTLRLANLMGAGVDSQLSRFLSLPVVPRVMGYDARLQFLHPSDAIAALLEVTRHTYRGTYNVAAPDVVSLTQALRLMGRPAVGLPQQCGPMIAGMLRQARLGDWSSDQIAALTYGRAMDTTRFVTTTGLAPRFTSREALEEFVSVSAPGLLSAQRVDQALTSVSSLLEGVRRG, from the coding sequence ATGGCGCGGGTCATCCTGGTGACCGGGGTCGCGCGAGACCTCGGTGCCAGATTCGCTCGCGCTCTCGCCGAGGATGAGACGCTCGACGTGATCGGCGTCGACGTCACCCCGCCCAGACATGACCTGGGCCAGGTCTCGTTCGTCCGGGCCGACATTCGCAATCCAGTGATCGCGAAGGTGATCAAGGCGCGCGCGGTCGAGACGGTCGTACACATGGCCATCGTGGCCAGTCCTGGCCGAGCCGGACGTTCCTCCATGAAGGAGATCAACGTCATCGGCACGATGCAGTTGCTGGCTGCGTGCCAGAAGGCGGATTCGTTCCGCAAGCTGGTCGTGCAGAGCTCGGTCTCGGTGTACGGGGCGTCGCCCCGCGACCCGGCCAAGTTCACCGAGGACATGTCACCGCGGGCGCAACCGCGTACCGGGTTCGCCAAGGACGCGCTGGAGATCGAGTCGTACGTTCGTGGTCTCGGTCGCCGCCGGCCGGACGTCGCGGTGACCACGCTGCGGTTGGCCAACCTGATGGGTGCCGGCGTCGACAGCCAGCTGAGCAGGTTCTTGTCCTTGCCCGTGGTGCCCCGGGTGATGGGCTACGACGCCCGCCTGCAGTTCCTGCACCCCAGCGATGCGATCGCCGCGCTGCTCGAGGTCACTCGGCACACCTATCGTGGCACCTACAACGTCGCGGCGCCCGACGTCGTCTCCCTCACCCAGGCGTTGCGGCTGATGGGCCGGCCCGCGGTCGGGCTTCCGCAGCAGTGCGGCCCGATGATCGCGGGAATGCTGCGGCAGGCGCGACTTGGGGATTGGTCGTCGGACCAGATCGCCGCGCTCACCTATGGCCGGGCGATGGACACCACCCGGTTCGTGACGACGACCGGACTTGCGCCCCGGTTCACCAGTCGGGAGGCGCTGGAGGAGTTCGTCTCGGTGTCGGCGCCGGGCCTGCTCAGTGCGCAGCGGGTCGACCAGGCGCTGACCAGCGTGAGCAGCCTGCTCGAGGGGGTACGCCGTGGCTGA
- a CDS encoding FMN-dependent NADH-azoreductase, translated as MSLFRIDASIQGDRSFSSALADLVQHEVTAAHPDEPVITRHLGNEPLPADAWQTAILANFTDPAARTQSQRSAVALAQTLTRELTEADAAVLALPLYNWGVSQHVKTWIDLAIAGAAPGSRLLDGTPVVLVTTRGGAYGPGTPKEGWDHSIGYLRRILADVWGAELTVIERELTLFGLNPALDGLADLAAITKQQAEQAAVEAGRALADRLDARVAA; from the coding sequence ATGTCCCTATTCCGGATCGACGCCAGCATCCAGGGCGACCGCTCGTTCAGCAGCGCCTTGGCCGACCTGGTGCAACACGAGGTCACGGCCGCCCATCCCGACGAGCCAGTGATCACCCGCCACCTGGGCAATGAGCCGCTGCCTGCGGATGCGTGGCAGACGGCGATCCTCGCGAACTTCACCGACCCGGCAGCACGTACGCAGTCTCAGCGCAGCGCGGTCGCCCTGGCTCAGACCCTGACCCGCGAACTCACCGAGGCCGACGCCGCCGTGCTGGCACTGCCGCTCTACAACTGGGGCGTATCCCAGCACGTCAAGACCTGGATCGACCTCGCGATCGCCGGCGCGGCTCCGGGCAGCCGGCTGCTGGATGGTACGCCGGTCGTGCTGGTCACCACCCGCGGCGGCGCGTACGGTCCGGGCACTCCGAAGGAGGGCTGGGACCACAGCATCGGCTATCTGCGTCGCATCCTCGCCGACGTCTGGGGTGCCGAGTTGACCGTCATCGAGCGCGAGCTGACCCTGTTCGGGCTGAACCCCGCCCTGGATGGGCTCGCCGACCTGGCTGCGATCACGAAGCAGCAGGCTGAGCAGGCCGCCGTCGAGGCCGGCCGCGCCCTGGCCGACCGGCTCGACGCACGCGTCGCCGCCTGA